A window of Pedobacter lusitanus contains these coding sequences:
- a CDS encoding ornithine cyclodeaminase produces the protein MLYLNANTIKEIGFNWEQLTAVIKDAVVQLHANDYSQPIKPYLRFGDPKNRIIAMPAYIGGENPWAGIKWIASFPDNIYKDKLRANSVTILNEHDSGIPRCIINTATISAIRTAAVSGLMVQEFIKERNTDRKLVVGINGFGPIGQMHLRMITSILGNDIEKVLINDLNRIDKSAIDHDIADKVIIVSGWEESYQDADIFITCTVSDAPYINISPKKGSLQLNVSLRDYTVDMKDFMDIVVVDNWEEVCRQNTDIENMHLQKGLLESDTYSIAEIVNKGILDKRETSDVVMFNPMGMAIFDIAVGGYYYREALNKNMGFPLPD, from the coding sequence ATGTTATATCTGAATGCCAATACTATTAAAGAAATCGGGTTTAATTGGGAACAATTAACTGCAGTAATTAAAGACGCCGTTGTGCAACTTCATGCCAACGATTATTCACAGCCAATTAAGCCTTATTTAAGATTCGGAGATCCTAAAAACAGAATTATTGCTATGCCTGCATATATTGGAGGAGAAAATCCATGGGCAGGAATAAAATGGATTGCCAGTTTTCCTGATAATATTTATAAAGATAAACTAAGGGCAAATTCTGTTACTATTCTGAACGAGCATGATTCAGGAATACCACGCTGTATAATTAACACAGCTACAATCAGTGCGATCAGAACGGCAGCTGTATCAGGTTTAATGGTTCAGGAATTTATAAAAGAACGGAATACCGACAGGAAACTGGTTGTTGGAATTAATGGTTTCGGTCCTATCGGACAGATGCACCTGAGAATGATCACTTCAATTTTAGGGAATGACATTGAGAAAGTGTTAATCAATGACCTTAACCGAATTGATAAATCAGCTATCGATCATGACATCGCAGACAAAGTGATCATCGTGTCTGGCTGGGAAGAAAGTTATCAGGATGCTGATATATTTATAACCTGCACAGTGTCTGATGCACCTTATATCAATATATCACCTAAAAAAGGCTCATTACAGCTGAATGTTTCTCTGAGAGATTATACAGTAGATATGAAGGACTTCATGGATATTGTAGTTGTAGACAACTGGGAAGAAGTCTGCAGACAAAATACAGATATTGAAAATATGCATTTGCAAAAAGGTCTTTTGGAAAGTGATACCTATTCAATTGCAGAAATTGTAAATAAAGGTATCCTGGATAAAAGGGAAACTTCAGATGTTGTCATGTTTAACCCAATGGGAATGGCAATTTTCGATATTGCAGTGGGCGGATATTATTACCGTGAAGCACTGAATAAAAATATGGGTTTCCCATTACCTGATTAA
- a CDS encoding pyridoxal-phosphate dependent enzyme, translating to MLKELEKLAAFIGKTPLIELKNNDANLYAKLEYNNFSGSSKDRAAYSIIYNGIKSGKISENTTIIASSSGNLAIAVASICKRLRLRFIPVIDPNINSSYETLLNLMAYKVVKVTERDHTGGYLLTRINVVNALHEQTPDSFIADQYGDPNNYKGYYGLGEEIVSSFDHLDYIFIAVSSSGAITGISDFIKRRRPEIKIVGVDVEGSVIFSDKPVKRYISGIGASQVPPIMENAIIDDVVIVSQMSIIRGCSELLNEQAIFAGASSGAVYLAAKNYFRFNDLDTKANSLLIFPDKGHTYLDTIYNQEWGTQLAAKLNEEVLSINF from the coding sequence ATGTTAAAAGAACTAGAAAAGCTGGCAGCCTTTATAGGCAAAACGCCACTTATTGAACTGAAAAATAACGATGCCAATCTTTATGCGAAGTTAGAATACAATAACTTCTCGGGCAGCTCGAAGGACAGAGCAGCATACAGTATTATCTACAACGGTATCAAATCGGGGAAAATTTCAGAGAATACCACAATTATAGCTTCCAGCTCTGGTAATCTTGCTATTGCCGTAGCCTCTATCTGCAAGAGGTTGAGATTGAGATTTATTCCTGTAATCGATCCGAATATCAATTCTTCCTACGAAACATTGTTAAATCTGATGGCTTATAAAGTGGTGAAGGTCACAGAAAGAGATCATACCGGAGGATATCTGTTAACCAGGATTAATGTTGTCAATGCCTTACATGAGCAGACACCTGACTCATTTATCGCAGATCAGTACGGAGATCCGAATAATTATAAAGGTTATTATGGTTTGGGAGAAGAAATTGTTTCCTCTTTTGATCATCTGGACTATATTTTTATTGCTGTAAGCTCAAGTGGTGCTATTACCGGGATTTCAGATTTTATTAAAAGAAGAAGACCGGAAATAAAGATTGTAGGTGTAGATGTCGAAGGATCAGTCATTTTTAGCGATAAGCCGGTTAAGCGTTATATTTCGGGAATAGGTGCCAGTCAGGTTCCTCCGATTATGGAAAATGCTATTATTGATGATGTGGTTATTGTTTCTCAAATGAGCATTATCAGAGGCTGTTCAGAGTTGCTTAATGAACAGGCAATTTTTGCCGGAGCTTCATCAGGTGCCGTTTATCTTGCTGCTAAAAACTATTTCAGATTCAATGACCTGGATACCAAAGCTAACTCTCTGCTGATTTTCCCGGATAAGGGACATACTTATTTAGACACCATTTATAATCAGGAATGGGGCACTCAATTAGCTGCAAAGTTAAATGAAGAAGTCCTTTCCATTAATTTTTAA
- a CDS encoding ABC transporter ATP-binding protein, with the protein MPQATSVKVKNTKSNSLKPLYRLFNYARPYWLEFTLGLLLLMMASVSSLALPKLLGQLIDGGKQGIDSGKTTYIGWLLVTILVVQAIFSFFRVVLFVNVTEKTLAALRQKVYSHLIKMPMSVFLHKRVGELSSRISADITLLQEIFNTTLAEIIRLLVLVVGGLVLLMITSWELTIFMLLLLPVMVVIGELFGRFLNKYAMQVQDKVAASNTVVEETLQGIFSVKAFVSEFFEIGRYREHTAEMARLGMKGGKYKGLFNSFVIVGMFGTLVAVIWRGVTTGVASGELISFLLYSIFIATSISGLAEAYTALQKSIGATAHLFELLEEPVEPLTDFKTIAPENLLHGKISFNNIHFHYPTREDINVLQGVSFEAFSNQKVAIVGSSGAGKSTIVSLLLKLYNPSKGGILFDGRDSGSIPLSELRAQIAVVPQDVFLFGGTIGENIGYGRKGASREDIIAAAEKANAWEFIQRFPKGLETIVGERGIQLSGGQRQRIAIARAVLKAPRILILDEATSALDSESERLVQDALDKLMEGRTSIVIAHRLATVRQADKIIVLDKGQIVEEGTHVELIGVDGGLYRNLSEMQFTN; encoded by the coding sequence ATGCCACAAGCAACATCTGTTAAAGTTAAAAACACAAAGAGTAACTCTCTTAAGCCATTATATCGTTTATTTAATTATGCCAGACCTTACTGGCTGGAATTTACGCTCGGACTTTTACTGCTGATGATGGCAAGTGTATCCAGTCTGGCACTGCCAAAACTACTAGGACAATTAATTGATGGTGGAAAACAGGGAATCGATTCAGGAAAAACCACCTACATAGGCTGGCTACTGGTAACTATCCTGGTTGTACAGGCCATATTTTCTTTTTTCAGGGTAGTATTATTTGTCAATGTTACAGAAAAAACACTGGCTGCATTACGTCAAAAGGTTTATAGCCATCTGATTAAAATGCCAATGAGCGTATTTCTTCATAAAAGAGTAGGAGAACTGAGCAGCAGAATTTCGGCTGATATTACCCTGCTTCAGGAAATATTTAACACCACTCTGGCCGAGATCATCAGATTACTGGTTCTTGTAGTCGGTGGTTTGGTTTTACTAATGATTACTTCCTGGGAACTGACTATTTTCATGTTGCTTTTATTACCTGTGATGGTAGTCATAGGCGAATTATTTGGCAGGTTCCTGAATAAATATGCAATGCAGGTACAGGATAAAGTAGCTGCTTCAAATACTGTCGTAGAAGAGACACTTCAGGGAATTTTTAGTGTGAAAGCCTTTGTCAGTGAATTTTTCGAGATAGGTCGTTACCGGGAGCATACCGCAGAAATGGCCAGGTTAGGCATGAAGGGTGGTAAATATAAAGGCTTATTCAACTCATTTGTTATTGTGGGGATGTTTGGTACGCTTGTCGCAGTCATCTGGCGGGGTGTAACTACAGGCGTAGCTTCAGGAGAACTTATTTCTTTCCTGTTATATTCTATCTTTATTGCTACCTCTATTTCGGGACTGGCGGAGGCTTATACTGCTTTACAGAAGAGTATAGGAGCTACTGCTCATCTTTTTGAATTACTGGAAGAACCGGTAGAACCACTAACTGATTTCAAAACCATAGCGCCGGAAAATCTGCTTCATGGAAAAATCAGTTTCAATAACATCCATTTTCATTATCCGACCAGAGAAGACATTAATGTATTGCAGGGAGTTTCGTTTGAAGCTTTTTCAAATCAGAAAGTGGCTATTGTTGGTTCAAGTGGTGCTGGTAAAAGTACTATAGTATCTTTATTGCTGAAATTGTATAATCCATCAAAAGGAGGAATACTATTTGACGGAAGAGACAGCGGAAGTATCCCTTTATCAGAACTGAGAGCTCAGATAGCTGTGGTTCCGCAGGACGTTTTCCTTTTCGGAGGCACTATCGGTGAAAACATTGGTTATGGTAGAAAAGGAGCCTCCAGAGAGGACATTATTGCAGCAGCAGAAAAAGCCAATGCCTGGGAATTTATTCAAAGATTTCCAAAAGGGCTTGAAACTATAGTCGGAGAACGGGGTATACAACTTTCCGGCGGACAAAGACAAAGGATTGCTATTGCCAGGGCTGTGCTTAAAGCTCCGCGTATTCTGATTTTGGATGAAGCTACGTCGGCTCTGGATTCAGAATCAGAAAGACTTGTTCAGGATGCACTGGATAAGCTAATGGAAGGCCGTACCTCTATTGTAATCGCTCACCGTCTGGCTACAGTAAGACAGGCTGATAAAATTATCGTGCTGGATAAAGGACAGATAGTAGAAGAGGGAACTCACGTGGAACTGATAGGTGTAGATGGAGGATTATACAGAAATCTTAGTGAGATGCAATTCACCAATTAA
- a CDS encoding RNA polymerase sigma factor encodes MIRLKGNDLKHVWKSFTLSEGEDDFYIIYSHYHHYLSFIGYKRYFSEDAVKDTINDVFLYLWENRSNLSNVGNYHNYILTCFLRKLYRKNVISPEELHELQDIPVSLLSPSVEDQYIQQGTNGTVIQIVKTHIGQLAARQRSLIYQKFYLGLSYQEIAMNNKISINTVYNTMYKAIDKLKSAITKEQETYLLVALGANIFFLFFFKYNSEILSFPALLRKIIKQMHRNDFSELLKDETFINYCLKINVQDVHDWETRIKENPLISLHLEELRSLVLAMGQCTAQKAAEQNYLQLRMLIARAGAIKKRYTLFFLGWVSSAAAAIILPVVLAAFSPGTSFMYPDKHNPEVCTTSNHSFHYLKNTNP; translated from the coding sequence ATGATCAGATTAAAAGGGAATGATCTAAAGCATGTCTGGAAATCTTTTACACTATCAGAAGGAGAGGATGATTTCTATATTATATATTCCCATTATCATCATTATCTTAGTTTTATAGGTTACAAGAGATACTTTTCTGAAGATGCAGTGAAGGACACCATTAATGATGTCTTCCTGTATTTATGGGAAAACAGAAGTAACCTGTCTAATGTCGGTAATTACCATAATTATATTTTAACTTGCTTTTTAAGAAAATTATACCGCAAAAATGTAATCTCTCCCGAAGAGTTGCATGAACTTCAGGATATACCTGTATCACTTCTATCCCCCTCAGTAGAAGATCAATATATTCAACAGGGAACAAATGGAACCGTTATTCAGATTGTTAAAACCCATATAGGTCAGCTGGCTGCCAGACAGCGCAGTTTGATTTATCAGAAGTTTTATCTTGGTTTATCTTATCAGGAAATAGCCATGAATAATAAAATTTCTATCAATACTGTCTACAATACGATGTATAAGGCTATTGATAAATTAAAATCTGCAATTACCAAAGAGCAGGAAACTTATCTGCTTGTGGCTCTTGGAGCGAATATTTTTTTTTTGTTTTTTTTCAAATACAATAGTGAAATATTAAGTTTTCCCGCTCTATTAAGAAAAATAATTAAGCAGATGCATAGAAATGATTTCAGTGAATTGTTGAAAGATGAAACATTCATTAATTATTGTTTAAAAATAAATGTGCAGGATGTTCATGACTGGGAAACCAGGATAAAAGAGAACCCGCTGATTAGCCTTCATCTTGAAGAATTAAGAAGTTTAGTACTGGCAATGGGTCAGTGCACAGCGCAAAAAGCTGCTGAACAGAATTATCTTCAACTGCGGATGCTGATTGCGCGTGCAGGTGCTATAAAAAAGAGATATACCCTTTTCTTTCTGGGTTGGGTAAGCTCTGCAGCTGCAGCTATCATTTTGCCTGTAGTCTTAGCAGCTTTCAGCCCCGGAACCTCTTTCATGTATCCGGATAAGCATAATCCGGAGGTCTGTACAACCTCAAATCATTCATTCCATTACTTGAAAAATACAAATCCATAA
- a CDS encoding tetratricopeptide repeat protein produces MKTILKTAVISTLLLSFFSLSLCAGDGLLNKIKTAVTSPSPTTDNLIEKLIITYISQANEESVISNKETLLSEILKSNHPDKKIFTYEIEAAYAKRLLQLEKARYYIIKALDETRQEKPKFISLLKTLAFIDTDLENHMRAMESYLIIQKHLQQINDTDKLILNYANIADLYTKSNLFNEALDALNSAQDLALKQDYKQIPSLLYENKAIAFFYLKNQDSLQYYAAKIGGRNASPCDPLVNHRLKYMLLLLRKDRKAIDEIKVLIEAPNDPEKLYTYLHLAEAYLMFNQTAKAREVIFKLLSSGDLKKLGYMRCKLFILLGSAYEKEKQFELAAQYYKKGTEQSSLNTLRMMKTGSILNLLKYDEIKKKYVVAQENLEVRQNFLLLFVAITGMIILTFIFLYRSLKIKKKYDELMFNKLSSEISFINSHEIRKYLSNILGIVMVIKMSEDRNETYLEFEDALFDSAENLDTSIKSIAAKLNDKAGSYT; encoded by the coding sequence ATGAAGACAATCCTCAAAACGGCTGTCATTTCAACCCTATTATTATCATTTTTTTCTCTGTCTCTGTGCGCTGGTGATGGTCTGCTGAATAAAATAAAAACTGCTGTAACATCTCCTTCACCGACAACAGATAACCTGATAGAAAAGCTGATTATAACTTATATTAGTCAAGCCAATGAAGAAAGCGTAATAAGCAATAAAGAAACGCTATTATCAGAAATATTAAAAAGCAATCATCCTGATAAAAAGATATTCACCTATGAAATAGAGGCCGCCTATGCCAAAAGGCTGCTCCAGTTAGAAAAGGCAAGATACTATATCATCAAAGCACTTGATGAAACTCGACAGGAAAAGCCAAAATTCATCAGCCTGCTAAAAACGCTTGCATTTATTGATACTGATCTGGAAAATCACATGCGGGCTATGGAAAGCTATCTGATTATACAGAAACATCTGCAACAGATAAATGACACTGATAAACTCATATTAAATTACGCCAATATAGCTGATCTTTATACTAAAAGTAACTTATTTAATGAAGCTCTTGATGCCTTAAATTCAGCGCAGGATCTTGCCCTTAAACAGGATTATAAACAGATCCCGTCTTTATTATATGAAAATAAGGCTATTGCATTTTTCTACTTGAAAAACCAGGATTCTTTACAATATTACGCTGCCAAAATAGGCGGCAGAAACGCCAGCCCCTGTGACCCGCTGGTCAATCACCGTCTGAAATATATGCTGCTGTTACTGAGAAAAGACAGAAAAGCCATTGACGAGATAAAAGTCCTTATTGAGGCTCCAAATGATCCGGAGAAATTATACACCTATCTTCATTTAGCAGAAGCATATCTGATGTTTAACCAGACTGCAAAAGCAAGAGAGGTAATTTTCAAACTGTTATCTTCTGGCGACCTGAAGAAGCTGGGCTACATGAGGTGTAAGTTATTCATCTTACTGGGAAGCGCATATGAAAAAGAAAAACAATTTGAACTGGCCGCTCAGTATTATAAAAAAGGTACCGAACAATCATCCTTAAATACATTAAGGATGATGAAAACCGGCAGTATTCTAAACCTGCTGAAATATGATGAGATTAAGAAAAAATATGTTGTAGCTCAGGAAAACCTGGAAGTACGACAAAATTTCCTCCTGTTATTTGTAGCCATAACCGGCATGATCATCCTGACCTTTATTTTTCTGTACCGCTCCCTGAAAATTAAGAAAAAATATGATGAACTGATGTTTAACAAATTAAGCAGCGAGATTTCTTTCATTAATTCTCATGAGATCAGAAAATACCTGAGCAATATACTGGGCATAGTCATGGTCATCAAAATGAGCGAAGACAGAAACGAAACTTATCTGGAATTTGAAGATGCACTTTTTGATTCTGCTGAAAACCTGGATACTTCTATCAAAAGCATAGCAGCCAAATTAAATGATAAAGCCGGATCATACACATGA
- a CDS encoding glycoside hydrolase family 95 protein — protein sequence MTKSFFFAAAFMLFTNYTSGQENNHQLLYDKPAGQFEEALPLGNGRLGVMVYGGVNTERFSLNEATLWAGGPVNPDMNPEAKNYLKPVREALFAENYKKADSLVRFMQGKFSESYAPLGNLFFDFKHRGQVTDYKRELDIQNAISRTSYTINGTTYTRETFISNPDQLVVIRFTASGKDKLDFTCRLNSLLQHKVSSSNKDLLMKGHSPVHVSPLNHGNEVIWDDVNGMRFSAHIKVLKTDGKVVAKDSSLTVSGAGEAVILLSMATSFNGFDVNPGTHGKDELKIAAGYLHKAKSYAVLLKKHTADFRKYYDRVQISLGDEDRAGMKTMDRLNAFAAGKSDNALVALYYQYSRYLLISSSRAGGQSTNLQGIWNEKVQPPWSSNYTTNINAEMNYWGVETANLPEMHQPLLDFIGRLAKTGAVTARNYYGASGWVLHHNSDIWAMTNPVGDFGKGSPAWANWPMGGNWMATHLWEHYAFTQDRVYLSEQAYPLMKGAVQFCLDFLIPDKKGRLITAPSTSPENYYVTSKGYTGALLYGGTADLAIIRELFNDYVKASEILNTDPDMRNKVKNALKNMLPYRVGKAGNLQEWYHDWKDEDPRHRHLSHLFGAYPGYSITTAQDPVLADAVRKTLTVRTNDGTGWAITWRINLWARMQNGERAYDALKKLLRFVGNGAEVKMKGGGTYANLFCAHPPFQIDGNFGGGAGIAEMLLQSHQGYIELLPAIPVEWKDGSVKGLVARGGYVVNMGWKDKKLTSAVLKAKNTGICKVKYGSKTIDISVVAGKEYSLNELL from the coding sequence ATGACAAAATCTTTCTTTTTCGCTGCAGCTTTTATGCTGTTCACAAATTATACATCCGGACAGGAAAATAATCATCAGTTATTATATGATAAACCAGCCGGACAATTTGAAGAAGCATTACCGTTAGGAAATGGCAGACTCGGAGTAATGGTTTATGGAGGAGTGAATACTGAGCGGTTTTCTTTAAATGAGGCTACGCTATGGGCAGGAGGACCGGTTAATCCGGATATGAACCCCGAGGCTAAAAATTATTTAAAACCCGTAAGGGAAGCATTGTTTGCTGAAAACTATAAAAAAGCTGACTCGCTGGTGCGTTTTATGCAGGGGAAGTTTTCTGAGTCCTATGCTCCGCTCGGTAACCTGTTTTTTGATTTTAAACACCGTGGGCAAGTAACAGATTATAAAAGAGAACTTGATATACAAAATGCGATAAGCAGAACCAGTTATACAATTAATGGAACAACTTATACCCGTGAAACTTTTATCTCAAATCCGGATCAGCTGGTTGTGATCAGATTTACTGCAAGCGGAAAAGATAAACTTGATTTCACGTGTCGTTTAAACAGCTTGCTGCAACATAAAGTATCCTCTTCAAATAAGGATTTGTTGATGAAAGGGCATTCTCCGGTACATGTTTCTCCTCTCAATCATGGGAATGAGGTTATTTGGGATGATGTCAACGGGATGCGTTTCAGTGCGCATATTAAAGTGCTTAAAACTGATGGTAAAGTGGTCGCAAAAGATAGTAGTTTAACAGTTTCGGGCGCAGGAGAAGCGGTTATTTTGCTCTCTATGGCAACTAGTTTTAATGGATTTGACGTTAATCCCGGCACGCATGGAAAAGACGAGCTGAAAATAGCTGCGGGTTATTTGCATAAAGCGAAATCCTATGCTGTACTCCTGAAGAAACATACTGCTGATTTCAGAAAGTATTATGACCGGGTACAAATCAGTCTTGGCGATGAAGATCGTGCAGGAATGAAAACTATGGATAGATTAAATGCTTTTGCTGCCGGTAAAAGTGATAATGCACTGGTAGCTCTATATTATCAGTATAGCAGATACTTATTGATAAGCTCTTCCAGGGCTGGTGGTCAGTCTACTAATTTACAGGGGATCTGGAATGAAAAAGTTCAGCCACCATGGAGCAGTAACTATACAACCAATATTAATGCAGAAATGAATTACTGGGGTGTTGAAACTGCAAACCTGCCGGAAATGCATCAGCCTTTGCTGGATTTTATAGGTCGTTTAGCTAAAACAGGGGCAGTGACTGCCAGAAATTATTATGGTGCCAGTGGCTGGGTTTTGCATCATAACAGCGATATCTGGGCTATGACCAATCCGGTTGGTGATTTTGGGAAGGGAAGTCCGGCCTGGGCAAACTGGCCAATGGGAGGTAACTGGATGGCTACCCATCTCTGGGAGCATTATGCCTTTACACAGGATAGGGTTTATCTTTCCGAACAGGCTTATCCATTAATGAAAGGAGCGGTGCAATTTTGTCTGGACTTTCTGATTCCGGATAAAAAAGGAAGATTAATTACGGCACCCTCCACTTCGCCGGAAAATTATTACGTGACATCAAAGGGTTATACAGGAGCATTGTTATATGGTGGTACGGCTGATTTAGCTATTATCAGGGAACTGTTTAATGATTATGTGAAAGCAAGTGAGATTTTAAATACAGATCCTGATATGCGGAACAAAGTTAAGAATGCATTGAAAAATATGTTGCCTTACAGAGTTGGTAAAGCGGGGAATTTACAGGAGTGGTATCATGACTGGAAAGATGAAGATCCCCGACACAGGCATTTGTCGCATCTTTTTGGCGCATATCCCGGGTATTCAATTACCACGGCGCAGGATCCGGTATTAGCGGATGCAGTCCGTAAAACTTTAACTGTGCGTACCAATGACGGTACCGGCTGGGCAATTACCTGGAGAATTAATTTATGGGCAAGAATGCAGAATGGAGAAAGAGCTTATGATGCACTTAAAAAATTACTTCGTTTTGTTGGTAACGGGGCAGAGGTTAAGATGAAAGGTGGCGGTACCTATGCGAATTTGTTTTGCGCACATCCTCCTTTTCAGATAGATGGAAATTTTGGAGGTGGTGCCGGAATAGCAGAAATGCTGTTGCAAAGCCATCAGGGATATATAGAACTCCTGCCGGCAATTCCGGTAGAATGGAAAGATGGTTCTGTTAAAGGGCTGGTTGCCCGGGGAGGATATGTGGTTAATATGGGGTGGAAAGACAAGAAATTGACTTCTGCTGTTCTGAAAGCTAAAAATACAGGAATCTGTAAAGTTAAATATGGAAGTAAAACTATTGATATTTCTGTAGTTGCAGGAAAGGAATATAGTTTGAATGAATTATTGTAA